A single window of Plasmodium malariae genome assembly, chromosome: 8 DNA harbors:
- the PmUG01_08059200 gene encoding Plasmodium exported protein, unknown function, translating into MEGKIKTNLYVKICSFILLIWICNFYNDESMYNNSLYERHNIGGKLYTRTYRLLTLHKREHGSNKVGLKEKISLNKAYEKNKQYNGCSIINAKGYNNSRKSKPSVNHEGYTYNKKKLLDKIYYINKVRNSMNLDTKYLRMTTYNNYKFFYALPLLLLLAGILIFVLEKYLDVTFLYEALSIAGQWNISMLSIILVSVFTLIVLPTFIYIFKNLVKDNKSIYLKSKLYNTKYPYFTNLDY; encoded by the exons atggaAGGAAAAATTAAGACAAACTTGTATGTTAAAATTTGTTcgtttatacttttaatttggatatgcaatttttacaatgacgag agtatgtataataattctttGTATGAGAGGCATAATATAGGtggaaaattatatacaagaACATATCGATTACTGACATTGCATAAACGGGAACATGGATCAAATAAAGTAGggttaaaagaaaaaatatcacTTAATAAGGCATacgaaaaaaacaaacaataTAATGGATGTTCTATAATTAATGCAAAAGGCTATAACAATTCTAGGAAAAGTAAACCTTCTGTAAACCATGAaggatatacatataataaaaaaaagttgttggacaagatatattatataaataaagttAGGAACTCTATGAATCTTGACACCAAGTATTTAAGAATGAcgacatataataattacaaatttttttatgctttaCCTTTATTACTTCTGTTAGCTggaatattaatttttgtattagaaaaatatttagacGTTACATTTCTTTATGAAGCGTTATCAATTGCAGGTCAGTGGAATATATCGATGTTAAGTATAATACTTGTCTCGGTATTTACACTTATAGTTTTACCAacgtttatttatatatttaaaaatctTGTAAAAGATAATAAGTCAATATATCTAAAATCGAAATTGTATAATACGAAATATCCTTATTTCACCAATCTAgactattaa